Proteins found in one Ptychodera flava strain L36383 chromosome 3, AS_Pfla_20210202, whole genome shotgun sequence genomic segment:
- the LOC139129783 gene encoding fibroblast growth factor receptor 3-like has product MYRGSRLVALREDIQDPYTGRFEVVSEEGVYNLRILYTALDDGGAYECTDVGNRTRQAVAFLYVIANVTKCTVKNDSTVIAGDDVSFICLNQEIILDNNAPGDLVWYNNGKEVSRTSRHSNIWSTTLYKDDNGAVFSCQLEHYTLPPSKWSELACEDQIIMDVQFSPSVKIMSSAAVTMEDSSLTLACVIDANPNDVVYSWILADGSVNGGAVIDIGNVTRDLHGNQSCTATNSFYDGTQGSGIDVLYLEVQYTATVNMSVQPSNEVTEGSCVRITCSMSDGNPDPYKLKLTLDSHELIAADRAELTYEIKGFGTNDIGFYRCQAVTLFFDGTEGFSEVGQEIKMKMPRPSSNTGTVLFIVFLVILVPGAALIGILLSSFYWKRKLKDKGTRRAHDSKLDLKEDEYEHYTSITRRIEGESVYMKLGERSSFEVLREFLYLRETLADGAFARFVKAEAWNIAGREGVSNVVVKILKERPLDVDKVDFLKEIDLMKSIGTHPNIVSLLDCCTEYEPFYMIMEFMEGGNLQGILRNNRSALGSAYTNVNISNENKTLTSADLVTFAHQVSSGMEYLASRECVHRNLAARNVLLDKNIVCKIYDFGLALGVVDKPQYERKTKGKLTIRWMAMESIKDGVFTTKSDVWSFGVVLWEIVTMGNIPYQGMSEQEVTSSLREGYRMPKPSHCEKELYSTILSCWDKNPEKRPTFSELTAILQKMANDEKTYIKIMDIGSISDD; this is encoded by the exons ATGTATCGTGGAAGCCGCTTGGTAGCGTTGAGAGAAGATATACAGGATCCATATACAGGACGCTTTGAAGTCGTCAGCGAAGAAGGTGTGTATAATCTTCGCATACTCTATACGGCTTTAGACGACGGAGGTGCTTACGAATGTACAGATGTCGGAAACCGTACAAGGCAAGCAGTGGCTTTTCTCTATGTCATAG caAATGTAACAAAGTGCACGGTTAAGAATGATTCAACAGTAATTGCGGGTGATGATGTCTCTTTCATCTGCTTGAACCAGGAAATTATACTAGATAACAATGCTCCCGGCGATCTTGTCTGGTACAATAATGGGAAGGAAGTTTCTCGAACCAGCAGACACTCGAATATTTGGTCGACGACGCTCTACAAAGATGACAACGGAGCAGTTTTCTCTTGCCAACTTGAACATTATACTCTACCTCCATCGAAATGGTCTGAACTTGCATGCGAGGACCAAATTATTATGGACGTCCAAT TTTCGCCGTCTGTTAAAATAATGTCATCTGCAGCAGTTACAATGGAGGACAGCTCATTGACTTTAGCTTGTGTGATCGATGCTAACCCGAACGACGTGGTATATTCGTGGATTCTCGCCGATGGTTCTGTGAATGGAGGGGCAGTTATCGACATAGGCAACGTAACAAGGGATTTGCATGGTAACCAAAGCTGTACCGCCACGAATAGCTTCTACGACGGAACGCAGGGATCAGGAATTGATGTCTTATACCTAGAAGTGCAGT ATACGGCAACCGTTAATATGTCAGTCCAGCCATCCAATGAAGTGACGGAAGGAAGCTGTGTTAGGATCACCTGTTCAATGTCAGATGGAAATCCTGATCCTTACAAGCTCAAGTTGACACTTGACTCTCACGAACTCATTGCAGCTGATAGAGCCGAACTTACCTACGAAATCAAGGGATTTGGAACAAATGACATTGGTTTCTACAGATGCCAGGCAGTTACGTTGTTTTTCGACGGTACTGAAGGATTCTCCGAAGTTGGCCAGGAAATTAAGATGAAAA TGCCACGCCCCTCCTCGAACACGGGAACTGTTTTATTCATAGTGTTCTTAGTTATCCTCGTTCCAGGAGCAGCATTGATAGGAATCCTGCTCTCCAGCTTTTATTGGAAAAGAAAACTAAAGGATAAA GGTACCCGGCGTGCACACGACAGTAAATTGGACCTCAAAGAG GATGAATATGAACATTACACATCGATCACACGTCGCATAGAAGGCGAATCTGTGTACATGAAGCTCGGTGAAAGGTCGTCGTTCGAAGTCTTGCGTGAGTTTCTATACCTGAGAGAGACTTTGGCTGATGGCGCCTTTGCCAGGTTTGTTAAGGCCGAAGCTTGGAACATCGCTGGAAGAGAAGGGGTCTCGAACGTCGTTGTGAAGATCTTGAAGG AACGTCCTCTTGATGTTGACAAAGTGGATTTTCTTAAAGAGATAGATCTAATGAAATCCATTGGAACCCATCCAAATATTGTATCTTTACTAGACTGCTGTACGGAATACG aACCATTCTACATGATTATGGAATTTATGGAAGGAGGTAATCTCCAAGGGATTTTAAGAAACAACAGATCTGCCCTTGGCAGTGCCTATACCAACGTTAACATAAGCAATGAGAACAAGACATTGACAAGCGCAGACCTCGTGAcctttgcacaccaagtgtcTTCCGGGATGGAATATTTAGCATCCAGAGAG TGCGTACACAGGAATCTAGCGGCCAGAAACGTTCTCCTAGACAAAAAcattgtttgcaaaatatatgaCTTCGGATTGGCTCTTGGTGTAGTTGACAAACCTCAATATGAGCGCAAGACGAAG GGTAAATTAACAATTCGCTGGATGGCTATGGAGTCTATAAAGGATGGTGTGTTTACCACAAAAAGTGATGTCTGGTCATTTGGCGTTGTCTTGTGGGAAATTGTCACCATGG GCAACATACCTTATCAGGGAATGTCGGAACAAGAAGTGACGTCGTCATTGCGAGAAGGTTATCGAATGCCAAAACCTTCGCACTGTGAAAAAGAGCT TTATTCTACAATCCTGAGTTGTTGGGACAAAAATCCGGAGAAAAGACCCACCTTTTCCGAACTGACGGCGATTCTACAGAAAATGGCCAATGATGAGAAG ACATACATTAAAATAATGGACATTGGTTCGATCAGTGATGATTAA